In the genome of Neodiprion pinetum isolate iyNeoPine1 chromosome 2, iyNeoPine1.2, whole genome shotgun sequence, one region contains:
- the LOC124211746 gene encoding uncharacterized protein isoform X4 translates to MIILTQRRLFRDYRTANILKALQLDMAFYMEYYDVKDCGFVAPPGYFGWFVPRKLWRSDRMSSSWEMFANNERASDFQPDDEILEEIKRATLKPGSDNQRYCTEKDNCRDGFYVPERCRKTSSADIANTSLSNNEVRDVRESCALLLTSDPDATGFVKDDVDRLKLYVMVAWVGPRLKNLTEWITDRYAASRSNRSLVILHWNPSDLVPSDRDFVSVDFPRCDLNGERCPYGSKRLTKLVWAKLEKIAKLAYQTITKVYFTGSMYQELIGGYNNDTSEEKVACDWLDKNLEWTLKNWRSEDRDKSVLTIGGIFPMTGSSYKAKSILVAADMARDSVNSNNTVLKDYSLELLARDGQCKSDMVMKSFIDYIVYQYKTLIGILGPACSETLEPLIGISKQYSTMIVSYSAEGSSFDDRESYPYFFRTIGENKQYKHVYLQLLKKMGWRRVAALTEDGQKYTEYISHMQDFLQENGITFVDNAKYPRDRDIDVMRRYLDNLKKKRARIIIADVYDEVARQVMCEAYKLEMTAYQGYVWFLPLWLLPGWYETERYNAEGETVPCSNAEMAEAVNGYLGITHSFWAPDDETMQENITVKEWRQSYEAKCQEQNLLPSDYAGYAYDATWTYAYAMDQLLAENESYVFALHHEQTANRLRDIISRTDFYGVSGRIKFLGGASRISVVEIVQHVNNETKKIGLFHPNVSDTQNEVVGGRLDLNMSAIVWLTGEKPNDGSLKPDKCVFSGIAELLDVTCEVAIVIVNIIGFGCLGVLLIVGFVMIKRKYDEKVRLHERYMKSLGIDLLQTDTAGLDKWEIPRECVVINRKLGEGAFGTVYGGEAFFAEKGWLAVAVKTLKVGSSTEEKLDFLSEVEVMKRFEHKNIIKLLGVCIKCEPVYTVMEFMLYGDLKTYLLARRHLVNDRNYEESDEISSKKLTAMALDVARALSYLAQLKYVHRDIASRNCLVNAQRVVKLGDFGMTRPMYENDYYKFNRKGMLPVRWMAPESLGLGIFTPASDVWSYGVLLYEIITFGSFPFQGLSNNEVLEHVKTGNTITIPSGIKAPLENLIRSCWKIDHKLRPNAPEIVDFLATNPRLLSPCLDVPLASVQLEHTGQVDIQLPEKFRKFSVSMRRSSQSAASPRMVATSIVSSGTPLIRGIEDDDRTTGRGRELNRDSFISARSSAFGNTAQTAGESSSPLLSTNSGGLPVVDNSDSDQASKYLELQRFVSGGGGGGKSTDTGNKISARYVNMRPGMDAEINACDESFDRGNVFSTMTKTPGARANGDVAEGHDPLIQRAPFL, encoded by the exons ATGATAATTTTAACGCAGAGGAGGTTATTTCGAGACTATCGGACGGCCAACATCCTCAAAGCAT TGCAATTGGACATGGCATTTTACATGGAGTACTACGACGTTAAGGATTGCGGTTTCGTCGCACCACCGGGCTACTTCGGATGGTTCGTGCCGCGAAAATTGTGGAGATCGGACCGGATGTCAAGCAGCTGGGAGATGTTCGCGAATAACGAGAGAGCGTCAGATTTTCAACCGGATGACGAGATCCTCGAGGAGATAAAAAGGGCGACACTGAAACCGGGATCCGATAACCAGCGCTACTGCACCGAGAAGGACAACTGTCGGGATGGATTTTACGTGCCGGAACGATGCCGGAAAACGAGCAGTGCCGATATAGCGAACACGTCACTCAGCAATAACGAGGTGCGAGATGTGAGGGAGAGTTGCGCCCTGCTGCTGACGAGCGATCCGGACGCGACGGGTTTCGTCAAGGACGACGTAGACCGTCTGAAACTGTACGTCATGGTCGCCTGGGTTGGTCCGCGTTTGAAGAACCTTACCGAATGGATAACGGATCGATACGCGGCCTCTAGATCCAACAGATCGCTGGTCATACTCCACTGGAATCCAAGCGACCTTGTGCCGAGCGATCGGGACTTCGTTTCGGTTGATTTTCCGCGATGCGACTTGAACGGCGAGAGGTGTCCCTACGGTTCGAAGAGGCTGACGAAGCTGGTCTGGGCCAAGCTTGAAAAGATAGCGAAACTCGCTTACCAGACGATAACGAAGGTGTACTTCACCGGTAGCATGTACCAGGAGCTGATCGGCGGTTACAACAACGACACGTCCGAGGAGAAGGTCGCCTGCGATTGGCTTGACAAAAATTTGGAGTGGACGTTGAAGAACTGGAGGTCCGAAGACAGGGACAAGAGCGTCCTCACCATAGGGGGTATCTTTCCGATGACCGGCTCGTCCTACAAGGCTAAATCGATCCTGGTAGCGGCGGACATGGCGAGGGATTCCGTCAACTCCAACAACACTGTCCTCAAGGACTACAGCCTCGAGCTCCTGGCTCGCGACGGACAGTGCAAGTCGGACATGGTCATGAAGTCGTTCATCGACTACATCGTTTACCAGTACAAGACGCTGATCGGGATTCTGGGTCCGGCGTGCTCGGAAACGCTCGAACCACTGATCGGGATCTCGAAGCAGTACAGCACCATGATAGTCAGCTACAGCGCGGAGGGTTCGAGCTTCGACGACAGGGAGAGCTATCCGTACTTCTTCCGCACCATTGGCGAGAACAAGCAGTACAAACACGTCTACCTTCAGCTGTTGAAGAAGATGGGATGGCGAAGGGTAGCCGCTCTGACTGAGGACGGTCAGAAGTACACCGAGTACATATCTCACATGCAGGATTTTCTACAGGAGAACGGAATCACGTTTGTCGACAATGCTAAATACCCGAGGGATAGGGACATCGACGTTATGCGGAGG TATTTAGATAACCTGAAGAAGAAACGAGCGAGAATTATTATAGCCGACGTTTACGACGAAGTCGCGAGGCAAGTGATGTGCGAGGCTTACAAGTTGGAAATGACCGCCTATCAA GGTTACGTCTGGTTCCTTCCGTTGTGGCTACTGCCGGGTTGGTACGAGACGGAGCGTTACAACGCGGAGGGTGAAACGGTGCCGTGTTCGAACGCAGAAATGGCAGAAGCGGTGAACGGCTACCTGGGAATAACGCACTCCTTCTGGGCTCCGGACGACGAGACGATGCAGGAAAACATAACGGTGAAAGAATGGCGACAGAGTTACGAGGCGAAGTGCCAGGAGCAGAATCTCCTGCCGTCGGATTACGCCGGTTACGCCTACGACGCGACCTGGACCTACGCCTACGCGATGGACCAGCTGCTGGCAGAGAACGAGAGCTACGTCTTCGCTCTTCACCACGAACAAACGGCGAACAGACTCAGGGACATAATAAGCCGAACGGACTTCTACGGAGTGTCGGGACGGATAAAGTTCCTGGGGGGAGCCTCGCGGATATCCGTCGTTGAAATCGTTCAGCACGTCAATAACGAGACGAAGAAAATCGGCCTGTTTCATCCCAACGTATCGGACACTCAGAACGAAGTCGTTGGCGGTCGTTTGGACCTCAACATGTCCGCGATAGTGTGGCTTACCGGGGAAAAACCGAACGACGGATCTTTGAAGCCTGACAAATGCGTGTTTTCCGGTATAGCTGAACTTCTCGACGTGACCTGCGAAGTCGCCATCGTCATCGTAAACATCATCGGTTTCGGTTGTCTCGGGGTTTTGCTGATCGTCGGTTTCGTTATGATCAAGAGAAA ATACGACGAAAAAGTTCGTCTGCACGAGAGGTACATGAAATCGCTTGGTATCGACTTGCTGCAAACGGACACAGCTGGTCTGGACAAGTGGGAAATACCGCGTGAATGTGTCGTGATAAATCGGAAGCTCGGCGAGGGAGCTTTCGGCACTGTTTACGGAGGCGAAGCTTTCTTTGCGGAAAAGGGATGGCTCGCCGTGGCGGTGAAGACGTTGAAAGTTGGAAGTTCGACCGAAGAGAAATTGGACTTTCTGAGCGAGGTCGAAGTGATGAAGCGTTTCGAGCACAAGAACATCATCAAACTTCTCGGCGTCTGCATTAAATGCGAACCGGTTTACACGGTTATGGAATTCATGCTATACGGCGATTTGAAAACCTATCTCTTGGCCAGGCGGCACCTCGTCAACGATCGCAATTACGAAGAATCCGACGAAATATCTAGCAAAAAATTAACAGCTATGGCTCTCGATGTGGCAAGAGCTCTCAGCTATTTGGCTCAGCTCAAATACGTTCACAG AGACATAGCATCGCGCAACTGTCTGGTGAATGCTCAGCGTGTGGTAAAATTAGGTGACTTTGGTATGACTAGACCAATGTACGAGAACGACTACTACAAATTCAACAGAAAAG gAATGCTACCGGTGAGATGGATGGCCCCCGAATCTCTGGGACTGGGAATATTCACACCGGCATCCGACGTCTGGTCCTACGGTGTTCTACTCTACGAAATAATAACCTTCGGAAGTTTTCCCTTCCAAGGATTGAGCAACAACGAGGTCCTGGAGCACGTAAAGACGGGAAACACGATAACCATTCCATCGGGAATAAAGGCCCCCCT GGAAAACCTTATACGTTCCTGCTGGAAAATCGATCACAAGTTGCGACCAAACGCGCCGGAAATCGTCGATTTCCTCGCGACGAATCCGCGGCTGTTATCGCCGTGCCTCGACGTCCCCTTGGCGAGTGTGCAGCTAGAGCATACGGGTCAGGTCGACATTCAGCTGCCGGAAAAGTTCCGTAAATTTTCCGTATCGATGAGAAGATCCTCGCAGAGCGCGGCTTCGCCGAGAATGGTGGCTACTTCGATCGTGAGTTCCGGAACGCCGCTGATCCGGGGAATCGAAGATGACGACAGGACGACCGGAAGAGGGCGAGAATTGAATCGCGACAGTTTCATAAGCGCGAGATCGTCCGCATTTGGAAACACGGCGCAAACGGCGGGGGAAAGTTCGAGCCCTTTGCTGTCGACGAATAGCGGCGGACTTCCGGTCGTCGATAACTCCGATTCCGATCAGGCATCCAAATACCTCGAACTCCAGCGTTTCGTgagcggcggcggcggcggcggaaAATCCACGGACactggtaataaaatttcggcTAGGTACGTCAACATGCGACCGGGAATGGACGCGGAAATTAACGCCTGCGACGAAAGCTTTGATCGGGGAAACGTTTTCTCGACGATGACAAAGACTCCTGGAGCTCGAGCCAACGGCGACGTTGCCGAGGGGCATGACCCCCTAATTCAACGCGCACCTTTCCTCTGA